GACCTCGCCGTGGTGCGCGGCAGGGTGACCCTGTCCTCCGGCGCCGAGGCCGACTACTACGTCGACCTGCGCCGCGTCACGCTGCACCACGAGGCCGCGCCGCTGGTCGGCGAGGTGCTCCTCGACCTCCTCGCCGAGCAGGTGCCCGGCGGCCTCGAGGGCGTCGACGCCGTCGGTGGGCTCACCATGGGCGCAGACCCGGTGGCCTGCGCCCTGCTGCACGCCTCCGGCGCTCGGGCCGCCGCGGGCAGCGGGCGCCCGCTCGACGCGTTCGTCGTGCGCAAGGAGGCGAAGGCCCACGGCCTGCAGCGCCGCGTGGAGGGCCCTGACGTGGCCGGGCGCCGCGTGGTGGCCGTGGAGGACACCTCCACCACCGGCGGCTCCGTGCTGACCGCCGTCACCGCGCTGCGCGAGGCCGGCGCGGAGGTGGTGGCCGTGGCCGTCATCCTCGACCGCGCCACCGGTGCCAAGGAGGTCGTCGAGGCCCAGGGGCTGCCCTACCTCACCGCCTACTCCGTGGACGAGCTCGGCCTCTGACCCGCTCCGCGCCCGCCGTCGTCGTCCTGCTCCGTCCCCTCGGCGGAAGGGGCGCCGCGGCGGCGGGCCAGGCGGCGACGCACCGCGGCCACCACCGGCACCACCACGGACAGCGCCACGGCCGTGCCCGCCACCGCGTACGCGGCGGTCTTCAGCCACGGGACGGTCGCCGCGAAGTAGCCCAGCACGATGAGCCCGGCGCCCCACACGAGCGCCCCGGCCAGCGTGGCGGCCAGGAACTGCGAGTAGCGCATGCGCGACACCCCGGCCAGCACCGGGACGAACGTGCGCGCCCACGGGATGAAGCGGGCCACCACCAGGGCCACCGGACCGAACCGCTCGTAGAACGCCTCCGCCCGTGCCAGGTGCGCCAGCACCTTGGGCGGCCGCTTCTCCAGCCAGGGCCGCCCGTAGCGCGCCCCCGTCCAGTAGCCGACGGCGTTGCCCGCGGTGGCCGCCACGGCCGTGCCCCCGGCCAGCAGCCACAGGTCCACCCCCGGTGAGGCCTGCGCCACCAGCCCCGCGGTGAAGAGCACCGTGTCACCGGGCATCCAGAACGCCACGAGGACCCCGGACTCCACGAAGACCAGGCCCCACACCACCGCGTAGAGGGCACCGGCGGACAGCTCGGCGAGGTCGGGCACGGGGCTGGCTCGGCGTCGGTGGGGGTCGGGGCGTCGGGGCTCGTCGTCAGACGAGGTCGACGACGTCCGCGATCGAGTCGACGATGCGGTGGGGGCGGAACGGGTAGCGCTCCACCTCCGCGCGGGAGGTGGAGCCCGTCAGCACGAGGATGGTCTCCAGCCCGGCCTCGATGCCGGCGACGACGTCGGTGTCCATCCGGTCGCCGATCATCACCGTGCTCTCGGAGTGCGCGTCGATGGCGTTGAGCGCCGACCGGAACATCATCGGGTTGGGCTTGCCCACGTAGTACGGCTCCCGCCCGGTGATCTTGGTGATCATCGCGGCGACGGCGCCCGTGGCCGGCAGCTTGCCCTCCAGGGAGGGCCCCGAGGCGTCGGGGTTGGTGGCGATGAAGCGCGCCCCGCCCTCGATGAGCCGCACCGCGCGGGTGATGGCGGAGAAGGAGTACGTGCGCGTCTCGCCGAGCACCACGTAGTCGGGGTCGGTCTCGGTGAGCGTGTACCCCGCCTCGTGCAGCGCCGTGGTGAGCCCCGCCTCGCCGATGACGTACGCCGACCCGCCGGGGTTCTGCTCCGCCAGGAACTTCGCCGTGGCGAGCGCCGAGGTCCAGATCGCCTGCTCGGGCACGTCGATGCCGGAGGCGTGCAGCCGGGCGCGCAGGTCGCGCGGGGTGTAGATCGAGTTGTTGGTGAGCACGAGGAAGCGCCGCTCGCGCTCCACCAGGCGCGCCAGGAAGGCGCTCGCCCCCGGGATGGCGGAGCCCTCGTGCACGAGGACCCCGTCCATGTCGGTCAGCCACGTCACCGGCGCCGCGCGCTCGCTCACCCGCCCACCCTAGGGCGGGGCCAGCGGGTGGGCGCGCGGTGCGCGGGCCGCCGGTGGCGGGGGTCACGACGTGGTCGTCTGCTCCTGCGCGGCGCCGGGGGCGCCGTCGGGCGGGGTCCCGCCCGGGCCGCCCTGGCCGCCGCCGGTGGGCGCCGACATCCCGGTGGCCGCCTGCGTGGTGGCATCCACGCCGACCTCGAGGTTCACCACGTAGCCGCTGGTGGCGTCCCCGGTGGCCGTCGGGGTCTGGCTCACGCCCTGGTCGTCGCTGAAGACGTTGTCGGTGGCCAGGCTGACCTGCGCGAGGTTGGTCACCGACTGCTCGTAGCCGCTGGTCGCGTAGACCACCTCGCACACGTCCTGCGGCATCGCGACCTGGGAGGTGGCGATGGCGTTGCCGGCGTCGGTGATCGAGGAGGAGTCGGGGTAGACCTCGAAGTGGATGTGCGGCCACCGGCCGGAGTAGCAGGCGGGGAAGACGCTCGTGAACTCCACCCGGCCCGAGGAGTCCGCCACCTGCACGCCGCGCAGGTAGTTCTCCGCGGTGAGGCCGTCGCTGTACATCGAGTACTTCCCGTCCCGGTCGCAGTGCCACACGTAGACGGCCGCACCCTCGTACGCGGCGCTGCCGTTCGCCAGGTCCACCAGGTCGAGCTGGAGCGTCATCGGGACGCCCTCGGCCGTGGTGGTGGACGTGCCGAAGCTGGAGCGGATGTCGGACCGGATGATGCCGCTCTCCTCGAGGGCGTCCGGGCCGTTCGACCCGTCGCCGGGGTAGGGCCCCGCCGTCTCCTCCGGGACCTCCGCCAGGCCCGAGGACGTCGTCGCGGTGCTCGCGGAGGTGCTGCTGGCCGCGTCGGTGCCCCCGCAGGCGGCGAGCACGGTGGCGGCGGCACCGGCCCCGCCGAGCTGCAGCAGGCGGCGCCGGCCGAGCAGCGTCGCCACGTCGAAGCCGACGCCCTGGTCGTCGACGTCCTCGCCCTGGCGGGGCAGCACGCGCCCCTCGTAGGTGCGCAGCTGCCGGTCCTCGCTGCGCCTGGCCCTGAAGACGCCCATGGTCCGCTCCCGTCCCTCTGCGGCACCGCGCTGCGCGGGACCGACCT
This portion of the Quadrisphaera setariae genome encodes:
- the pyrE gene encoding orotate phosphoribosyltransferase, whose protein sequence is MTSDATSAVTSRPSSARARLLQLISDLAVVRGRVTLSSGAEADYYVDLRRVTLHHEAAPLVGEVLLDLLAEQVPGGLEGVDAVGGLTMGADPVACALLHASGARAAAGSGRPLDAFVVRKEAKAHGLQRRVEGPDVAGRRVVAVEDTSTTGGSVLTAVTALREAGAEVVAVAVILDRATGAKEVVEAQGLPYLTAYSVDELGL
- a CDS encoding DedA family protein encodes the protein MPDLAELSAGALYAVVWGLVFVESGVLVAFWMPGDTVLFTAGLVAQASPGVDLWLLAGGTAVAATAGNAVGYWTGARYGRPWLEKRPPKVLAHLARAEAFYERFGPVALVVARFIPWARTFVPVLAGVSRMRYSQFLAATLAGALVWGAGLIVLGYFAATVPWLKTAAYAVAGTAVALSVVVPVVAAVRRRLARRRGAPSAEGTEQDDDGGRGAGQRPSSSTE
- a CDS encoding HAD-IIA family hydrolase, with the protein product MDGVLVHEGSAIPGASAFLARLVERERRFLVLTNNSIYTPRDLRARLHASGIDVPEQAIWTSALATAKFLAEQNPGGSAYVIGEAGLTTALHEAGYTLTETDPDYVVLGETRTYSFSAITRAVRLIEGGARFIATNPDASGPSLEGKLPATGAVAAMITKITGREPYYVGKPNPMMFRSALNAIDAHSESTVMIGDRMDTDVVAGIEAGLETILVLTGSTSRAEVERYPFRPHRIVDSIADVVDLV
- a CDS encoding intradiol ring-cleavage dioxygenase; translated protein: MGVFRARRSEDRQLRTYEGRVLPRQGEDVDDQGVGFDVATLLGRRRLLQLGGAGAAATVLAACGGTDAASSTSASTATTSSGLAEVPEETAGPYPGDGSNGPDALEESGIIRSDIRSSFGTSTTTAEGVPMTLQLDLVDLANGSAAYEGAAVYVWHCDRDGKYSMYSDGLTAENYLRGVQVADSSGRVEFTSVFPACYSGRWPHIHFEVYPDSSSITDAGNAIATSQVAMPQDVCEVVYATSGYEQSVTNLAQVSLATDNVFSDDQGVSQTPTATGDATSGYVVNLEVGVDATTQAATGMSAPTGGGQGGPGGTPPDGAPGAAQEQTTTS